The following proteins are co-located in the Styela clava chromosome 15, kaStyClav1.hap1.2, whole genome shotgun sequence genome:
- the LOC120333626 gene encoding uncharacterized protein LOC120333626 isoform X1, with protein MAVEGVFYSKKAETCERKCYVGDVFINALHNSYIIVVGRFPICLLNFTTVYNAEPKFGKKKIISTAMAVNYSSSEHGRTLKEHPETMFQNDSAKNMEKLVHVFYEFPPLLMAKLNEQRNSACMCDVTIITKDRKSFRAHRAVLAASSRFLERELSLLHEEKSEAVIHLGMISSETFITLLNLMYTSKLSLMKDNAADVLLAAEILGLELEQVTALCRQFLRSHITSKSVARGTESDESVSNVLRDENNNHDISFFKGTTNSYKRGQSEESSSGVSSCSSSANFTKDGEAEDMTVFCPSSSYADEKQSVVPKHRPVSLSETPSSTPKEIEVSRPASAPTYTEDISKSNDSEDEIIVDDLPQDTNNVDLFEIATPSSVFSYDQKNCVNSTNAEQSTQSSRYKIKSEVQLLPEYYPQFQNVTTNMASSANYDEKAKYFNDNAKHSHPSHSDVTNSSKSDARYCYSQSTQQQVPSTLFPFVASNRRSYENSLRSSSEYVDLNSLTVPSRKKAKNADHTLSSSYLNSPTLPIQGSYQDPSSFWASLYMLRSQALNRVNFFGANYGLPTSTAKSVGTGEEAQKITTLAGSPPLYPRRHLQHSKSMVTPNALLCRLCRLEFTSEWALSMHYNLCHPMSFYRSQNPSSLTSPNIDGTKNHEDQSSHTPFSTRQIPLMRSTSTPGKIDTQLHSENKESNAEMIGLSDYKSAVQTPAVHKCYHCKKEFDSIFLLRKHRSTEHMKRPFRCHRCESAFPNKAGLNVHLRSHTGERPYRCKVCNKAFTQLGHVQRHQKVHTGEKPYECPLCQARVRDKASMHYHILAHRGVKPFQCDQCDARFTKRSSLVKHKNVHTGSFLYQCPQCKASFREKASLSRHVRSQHKDPCFTVSSDFVNNSATTVETSQVLSLDLSAKPSTAVNLCMDNANEIRVA; from the exons ATGGCTGTTGAAGGCGTCTTTTATTCCAAAAAGGCTGAAACGTGCGAAAGGAAATGTTATGTTGGAGATGTATTCATCAATGCATTACATAATAGTTACATAATAGTCGTAGGACGTTTTCCTATCTGTCTATTGAATTTTACCACCGTTTATAATGCCG AACCAAAGTTTGGAAAAAAGAAGATAATTTCAACTGCAATGGCAGTGAATTATTCATCATCAGAACATGGTAGAACTTTGAAAGAACATCCCGAAACAATGTTTCAAAATGATAGTGCAAAGAACATGGAAAAG CTTGTTCATGTTTTTTACGAGTTCCCACCATTACTGATGGCAAAGTTAAATGAACAGAGAAATTCCGCTTGcatgtgtgatgtcacaatcattACGAAAGATAGAAAATCATTTAGAGCTCACCGG GCGGTGCTTGCTGCGAGCAGTCGTTTCTTGGAAAGAGAATTATCCCTACTGCATGAAGAAAAATCTGAAGCGGTGATCCATTTAG GAATGATCTCTTCTGAGACCTTCATAACCCTGTTGAACCTGATGTACACATCAAAGCTGTCGTTGATGAAAGATAACGCAGCGGACGTCCTTCTTGCGGCAGAAATTCTTGGGCTTGAACTGGAGCAG GTCACAGCCTTATGCCGTCAATTTCTGCGGTCTCACATCACCTCAAAATCGGTAGCTCGTGGAACGGAAAGTGATGAATCAGTCAGCAACGTTTTGCGAGATGAGAATAATAATCACGATATAAG CTTTTTCAAAGGAACCACCAACAGTTATAAGAGAGGACAAAGTGAAGAGTCTTCAAGTGGGGTTTCATCATGTTCCAGCTCAGCAAACTTTACCAAGG ATGGGGAAGCTGAAGACATGACTGTATTCTGTCCATCATCTAGTTATGCTGATGAAAAACAGTCAGTGGTACCCAAACACCGACCAGTTAGTCTGTCAGAAACTCCCAGTTCGACTCCCAAAGAAATTGAGGTATCTCGTCCAGCATCTGCTCCCACTTACACAGAAGATATTTCAAAGAGCAATGATTCGGAAGATGAAATAATCGTGGACGATTTACCGCAAGATACAAATAATGtcgatttatttgaaattgcaaCACCATCTTCTGTCTTTTCATATGatcaaaaaaattgtgttaATTCTACCAATGCTGAACAATCAACTCAATCATCTCGATATAAAATCAAAAGCGAAGTTCAACTTTTGCCAGAATACTATCCACAATTTCAAAATGTCACTACTAATATGGCATCTTCGGCTAACTATGATGAGAAAGCGAAATATTTCAATGACAATGCCAAGCACTCACATCCTTCTCACTCAGATGTTACAAACTCAAGTAAATCTGATGCCAGGTATTGCTATTCTCAAAGTACTCAGCAACAAGTGCCTTCTACACTTTTTCCATTCGTTGCATCCAACAGAAGAAGTTACgaaaactcactcagaagtagtTCAGAGTATGTTGATTTGAATTCACTCACGGTGCCATCAAGAAAGAAAGCGAAAAATGCTGATCACACTTTGTCATCTTCTTACCTAAATTCACCAACTCTTCCAATACAAG gCTCTTACCAAGATCCATCATCATTTTGGGCTTCCCTATACATGTTGAGATCTCAAGCCTTGAATCGAGTCAATTTTTTTGGGGCAAATTATGGGCTTCCTACTTCTACAGCAAAATCAGTAGGAACTGGAGAAGAAGCACAAAAAATAACTACCTTGGCTGGTAGCCCACCGCTTTATCCAAGAAGACATCTTCAGCATTCAAAATCAATGGTCACACCAAATGCTTTACTGTGTAGACTCTGCAG GTTGGAATTCACATCTGAATGGGCCCTATCAATGCATTATAATCTTTGTCATCCAATGAGCTTTTACAGATCACAGAATCCGTCTTCTCTCACTTCACCAAACATTGATGGAACAAAGAATCACGAAG ATCAATCATCACATACTCCATTTTCTACAAGACAAATTCCGTTGATGCGAAGTACTTCAACGCCAGGAAAAATTGATACACAGTTACATTCTGAGAACAAGGAATCAAATGCAGAAATGATTGGGTTATCCGATTACAAATCTGCAGTGCAAACGCCG GCTGTGCACAAATGTTATCACTGCAAGAAGGAATTTGATTCAATCTTCCTGTTACGCAAACATAGATCTACAGAACATATGAAACGTCCTTTCAGATGCCATAGATGTGAGTCAGCATTTCCCAATAAAGCAG gaCTCAACGTGCATCTTCGATCCCATACTGGTGAGCGTCCATATAGATGCAAAGTCTGTAATAAAGCTTTTACACAATTGGGACACGTGCAGAGACATCAAAAA GTTCACACTGGTGAAAAGCCATATGAATGCCCTCTGTGCCAAGCTCGAGTGAGAGATAAAGCATCTATGCATTATCACATCCTTGCTCATCGAGGTGTGAAACCATTTCAATGTGATCAGTGTGATGCTAGATTTACCAAGAGATCAAGTCTTGTGAAACATAAAAAT GTTCACACTGGTTCTTTCTTGTACCAGTGTCCTCAGTGCAAAGCTAGTTTCCGAGAGAAGGCAAGTCTTAGCAGACATGTACGTAGTCAGCACAAGGACCCTTGCTTCACTGTGTCATCGGATTTCGTGAACAACAGTGCAACTACGGTGGAAACAAGTCAAGTATTGTCCCTCGACTTATCTGCTAAACCTTCCACCGCTGTGAATCTCTGTATGGACAATGCAAATGAGATTAGGGTGGCATAA
- the LOC120333626 gene encoding uncharacterized protein LOC120333626 isoform X3 produces the protein MSRTRAKREPKFGKKKIISTAMAVNYSSSEHGRTLKEHPETMFQNDSAKNMEKLVHVFYEFPPLLMAKLNEQRNSACMCDVTIITKDRKSFRAHRAVLAASSRFLERELSLLHEEKSEAVIHLGMISSETFITLLNLMYTSKLSLMKDNAADVLLAAEILGLELEQVTALCRQFLRSHITSKSVARGTESDESVSNVLRDENNNHDISFFKGTTNSYKRGQSEESSSGVSSCSSSANFTKDGEAEDMTVFCPSSSYADEKQSVVPKHRPVSLSETPSSTPKEIEVSRPASAPTYTEDISKSNDSEDEIIVDDLPQDTNNVDLFEIATPSSVFSYDQKNCVNSTNAEQSTQSSRYKIKSEVQLLPEYYPQFQNVTTNMASSANYDEKAKYFNDNAKHSHPSHSDVTNSSKSDARYCYSQSTQQQVPSTLFPFVASNRRSYENSLRSSSEYVDLNSLTVPSRKKAKNADHTLSSSYLNSPTLPIQGSYQDPSSFWASLYMLRSQALNRVNFFGANYGLPTSTAKSVGTGEEAQKITTLAGSPPLYPRRHLQHSKSMVTPNALLCRLCRLEFTSEWALSMHYNLCHPMSFYRSQNPSSLTSPNIDGTKNHEDQSSHTPFSTRQIPLMRSTSTPGKIDTQLHSENKESNAEMIGLSDYKSAVQTPAVHKCYHCKKEFDSIFLLRKHRSTEHMKRPFRCHRCESAFPNKAGLNVHLRSHTGERPYRCKVCNKAFTQLGHVQRHQKVHTGEKPYECPLCQARVRDKASMHYHILAHRGVKPFQCDQCDARFTKRSSLVKHKNVHTGSFLYQCPQCKASFREKASLSRHVRSQHKDPCFTVSSDFVNNSATTVETSQVLSLDLSAKPSTAVNLCMDNANEIRVA, from the exons ATGTCGCGGACGCGAGCGAAACGAG AACCAAAGTTTGGAAAAAAGAAGATAATTTCAACTGCAATGGCAGTGAATTATTCATCATCAGAACATGGTAGAACTTTGAAAGAACATCCCGAAACAATGTTTCAAAATGATAGTGCAAAGAACATGGAAAAG CTTGTTCATGTTTTTTACGAGTTCCCACCATTACTGATGGCAAAGTTAAATGAACAGAGAAATTCCGCTTGcatgtgtgatgtcacaatcattACGAAAGATAGAAAATCATTTAGAGCTCACCGG GCGGTGCTTGCTGCGAGCAGTCGTTTCTTGGAAAGAGAATTATCCCTACTGCATGAAGAAAAATCTGAAGCGGTGATCCATTTAG GAATGATCTCTTCTGAGACCTTCATAACCCTGTTGAACCTGATGTACACATCAAAGCTGTCGTTGATGAAAGATAACGCAGCGGACGTCCTTCTTGCGGCAGAAATTCTTGGGCTTGAACTGGAGCAG GTCACAGCCTTATGCCGTCAATTTCTGCGGTCTCACATCACCTCAAAATCGGTAGCTCGTGGAACGGAAAGTGATGAATCAGTCAGCAACGTTTTGCGAGATGAGAATAATAATCACGATATAAG CTTTTTCAAAGGAACCACCAACAGTTATAAGAGAGGACAAAGTGAAGAGTCTTCAAGTGGGGTTTCATCATGTTCCAGCTCAGCAAACTTTACCAAGG ATGGGGAAGCTGAAGACATGACTGTATTCTGTCCATCATCTAGTTATGCTGATGAAAAACAGTCAGTGGTACCCAAACACCGACCAGTTAGTCTGTCAGAAACTCCCAGTTCGACTCCCAAAGAAATTGAGGTATCTCGTCCAGCATCTGCTCCCACTTACACAGAAGATATTTCAAAGAGCAATGATTCGGAAGATGAAATAATCGTGGACGATTTACCGCAAGATACAAATAATGtcgatttatttgaaattgcaaCACCATCTTCTGTCTTTTCATATGatcaaaaaaattgtgttaATTCTACCAATGCTGAACAATCAACTCAATCATCTCGATATAAAATCAAAAGCGAAGTTCAACTTTTGCCAGAATACTATCCACAATTTCAAAATGTCACTACTAATATGGCATCTTCGGCTAACTATGATGAGAAAGCGAAATATTTCAATGACAATGCCAAGCACTCACATCCTTCTCACTCAGATGTTACAAACTCAAGTAAATCTGATGCCAGGTATTGCTATTCTCAAAGTACTCAGCAACAAGTGCCTTCTACACTTTTTCCATTCGTTGCATCCAACAGAAGAAGTTACgaaaactcactcagaagtagtTCAGAGTATGTTGATTTGAATTCACTCACGGTGCCATCAAGAAAGAAAGCGAAAAATGCTGATCACACTTTGTCATCTTCTTACCTAAATTCACCAACTCTTCCAATACAAG gCTCTTACCAAGATCCATCATCATTTTGGGCTTCCCTATACATGTTGAGATCTCAAGCCTTGAATCGAGTCAATTTTTTTGGGGCAAATTATGGGCTTCCTACTTCTACAGCAAAATCAGTAGGAACTGGAGAAGAAGCACAAAAAATAACTACCTTGGCTGGTAGCCCACCGCTTTATCCAAGAAGACATCTTCAGCATTCAAAATCAATGGTCACACCAAATGCTTTACTGTGTAGACTCTGCAG GTTGGAATTCACATCTGAATGGGCCCTATCAATGCATTATAATCTTTGTCATCCAATGAGCTTTTACAGATCACAGAATCCGTCTTCTCTCACTTCACCAAACATTGATGGAACAAAGAATCACGAAG ATCAATCATCACATACTCCATTTTCTACAAGACAAATTCCGTTGATGCGAAGTACTTCAACGCCAGGAAAAATTGATACACAGTTACATTCTGAGAACAAGGAATCAAATGCAGAAATGATTGGGTTATCCGATTACAAATCTGCAGTGCAAACGCCG GCTGTGCACAAATGTTATCACTGCAAGAAGGAATTTGATTCAATCTTCCTGTTACGCAAACATAGATCTACAGAACATATGAAACGTCCTTTCAGATGCCATAGATGTGAGTCAGCATTTCCCAATAAAGCAG gaCTCAACGTGCATCTTCGATCCCATACTGGTGAGCGTCCATATAGATGCAAAGTCTGTAATAAAGCTTTTACACAATTGGGACACGTGCAGAGACATCAAAAA GTTCACACTGGTGAAAAGCCATATGAATGCCCTCTGTGCCAAGCTCGAGTGAGAGATAAAGCATCTATGCATTATCACATCCTTGCTCATCGAGGTGTGAAACCATTTCAATGTGATCAGTGTGATGCTAGATTTACCAAGAGATCAAGTCTTGTGAAACATAAAAAT GTTCACACTGGTTCTTTCTTGTACCAGTGTCCTCAGTGCAAAGCTAGTTTCCGAGAGAAGGCAAGTCTTAGCAGACATGTACGTAGTCAGCACAAGGACCCTTGCTTCACTGTGTCATCGGATTTCGTGAACAACAGTGCAACTACGGTGGAAACAAGTCAAGTATTGTCCCTCGACTTATCTGCTAAACCTTCCACCGCTGTGAATCTCTGTATGGACAATGCAAATGAGATTAGGGTGGCATAA
- the LOC120333626 gene encoding uncharacterized protein LOC120333626 isoform X4: MAVNYSSSEHGRTLKEHPETMFQNDSAKNMEKLVHVFYEFPPLLMAKLNEQRNSACMCDVTIITKDRKSFRAHRAVLAASSRFLERELSLLHEEKSEAVIHLGMISSETFITLLNLMYTSKLSLMKDNAADVLLAAEILGLELEQVTALCRQFLRSHITSKSVARGTESDESVSNVLRDENNNHDISFFKGTTNSYKRGQSEESSSGVSSCSSSANFTKDGEAEDMTVFCPSSSYADEKQSVVPKHRPVSLSETPSSTPKEIEVSRPASAPTYTEDISKSNDSEDEIIVDDLPQDTNNVDLFEIATPSSVFSYDQKNCVNSTNAEQSTQSSRYKIKSEVQLLPEYYPQFQNVTTNMASSANYDEKAKYFNDNAKHSHPSHSDVTNSSKSDARYCYSQSTQQQVPSTLFPFVASNRRSYENSLRSSSEYVDLNSLTVPSRKKAKNADHTLSSSYLNSPTLPIQGSYQDPSSFWASLYMLRSQALNRVNFFGANYGLPTSTAKSVGTGEEAQKITTLAGSPPLYPRRHLQHSKSMVTPNALLCRLCRLEFTSEWALSMHYNLCHPMSFYRSQNPSSLTSPNIDGTKNHEDQSSHTPFSTRQIPLMRSTSTPGKIDTQLHSENKESNAEMIGLSDYKSAVQTPAVHKCYHCKKEFDSIFLLRKHRSTEHMKRPFRCHRCESAFPNKAGLNVHLRSHTGERPYRCKVCNKAFTQLGHVQRHQKVHTGEKPYECPLCQARVRDKASMHYHILAHRGVKPFQCDQCDARFTKRSSLVKHKNVHTGSFLYQCPQCKASFREKASLSRHVRSQHKDPCFTVSSDFVNNSATTVETSQVLSLDLSAKPSTAVNLCMDNANEIRVA; this comes from the exons ATGGCAGTGAATTATTCATCATCAGAACATGGTAGAACTTTGAAAGAACATCCCGAAACAATGTTTCAAAATGATAGTGCAAAGAACATGGAAAAG CTTGTTCATGTTTTTTACGAGTTCCCACCATTACTGATGGCAAAGTTAAATGAACAGAGAAATTCCGCTTGcatgtgtgatgtcacaatcattACGAAAGATAGAAAATCATTTAGAGCTCACCGG GCGGTGCTTGCTGCGAGCAGTCGTTTCTTGGAAAGAGAATTATCCCTACTGCATGAAGAAAAATCTGAAGCGGTGATCCATTTAG GAATGATCTCTTCTGAGACCTTCATAACCCTGTTGAACCTGATGTACACATCAAAGCTGTCGTTGATGAAAGATAACGCAGCGGACGTCCTTCTTGCGGCAGAAATTCTTGGGCTTGAACTGGAGCAG GTCACAGCCTTATGCCGTCAATTTCTGCGGTCTCACATCACCTCAAAATCGGTAGCTCGTGGAACGGAAAGTGATGAATCAGTCAGCAACGTTTTGCGAGATGAGAATAATAATCACGATATAAG CTTTTTCAAAGGAACCACCAACAGTTATAAGAGAGGACAAAGTGAAGAGTCTTCAAGTGGGGTTTCATCATGTTCCAGCTCAGCAAACTTTACCAAGG ATGGGGAAGCTGAAGACATGACTGTATTCTGTCCATCATCTAGTTATGCTGATGAAAAACAGTCAGTGGTACCCAAACACCGACCAGTTAGTCTGTCAGAAACTCCCAGTTCGACTCCCAAAGAAATTGAGGTATCTCGTCCAGCATCTGCTCCCACTTACACAGAAGATATTTCAAAGAGCAATGATTCGGAAGATGAAATAATCGTGGACGATTTACCGCAAGATACAAATAATGtcgatttatttgaaattgcaaCACCATCTTCTGTCTTTTCATATGatcaaaaaaattgtgttaATTCTACCAATGCTGAACAATCAACTCAATCATCTCGATATAAAATCAAAAGCGAAGTTCAACTTTTGCCAGAATACTATCCACAATTTCAAAATGTCACTACTAATATGGCATCTTCGGCTAACTATGATGAGAAAGCGAAATATTTCAATGACAATGCCAAGCACTCACATCCTTCTCACTCAGATGTTACAAACTCAAGTAAATCTGATGCCAGGTATTGCTATTCTCAAAGTACTCAGCAACAAGTGCCTTCTACACTTTTTCCATTCGTTGCATCCAACAGAAGAAGTTACgaaaactcactcagaagtagtTCAGAGTATGTTGATTTGAATTCACTCACGGTGCCATCAAGAAAGAAAGCGAAAAATGCTGATCACACTTTGTCATCTTCTTACCTAAATTCACCAACTCTTCCAATACAAG gCTCTTACCAAGATCCATCATCATTTTGGGCTTCCCTATACATGTTGAGATCTCAAGCCTTGAATCGAGTCAATTTTTTTGGGGCAAATTATGGGCTTCCTACTTCTACAGCAAAATCAGTAGGAACTGGAGAAGAAGCACAAAAAATAACTACCTTGGCTGGTAGCCCACCGCTTTATCCAAGAAGACATCTTCAGCATTCAAAATCAATGGTCACACCAAATGCTTTACTGTGTAGACTCTGCAG GTTGGAATTCACATCTGAATGGGCCCTATCAATGCATTATAATCTTTGTCATCCAATGAGCTTTTACAGATCACAGAATCCGTCTTCTCTCACTTCACCAAACATTGATGGAACAAAGAATCACGAAG ATCAATCATCACATACTCCATTTTCTACAAGACAAATTCCGTTGATGCGAAGTACTTCAACGCCAGGAAAAATTGATACACAGTTACATTCTGAGAACAAGGAATCAAATGCAGAAATGATTGGGTTATCCGATTACAAATCTGCAGTGCAAACGCCG GCTGTGCACAAATGTTATCACTGCAAGAAGGAATTTGATTCAATCTTCCTGTTACGCAAACATAGATCTACAGAACATATGAAACGTCCTTTCAGATGCCATAGATGTGAGTCAGCATTTCCCAATAAAGCAG gaCTCAACGTGCATCTTCGATCCCATACTGGTGAGCGTCCATATAGATGCAAAGTCTGTAATAAAGCTTTTACACAATTGGGACACGTGCAGAGACATCAAAAA GTTCACACTGGTGAAAAGCCATATGAATGCCCTCTGTGCCAAGCTCGAGTGAGAGATAAAGCATCTATGCATTATCACATCCTTGCTCATCGAGGTGTGAAACCATTTCAATGTGATCAGTGTGATGCTAGATTTACCAAGAGATCAAGTCTTGTGAAACATAAAAAT GTTCACACTGGTTCTTTCTTGTACCAGTGTCCTCAGTGCAAAGCTAGTTTCCGAGAGAAGGCAAGTCTTAGCAGACATGTACGTAGTCAGCACAAGGACCCTTGCTTCACTGTGTCATCGGATTTCGTGAACAACAGTGCAACTACGGTGGAAACAAGTCAAGTATTGTCCCTCGACTTATCTGCTAAACCTTCCACCGCTGTGAATCTCTGTATGGACAATGCAAATGAGATTAGGGTGGCATAA
- the LOC120333626 gene encoding uncharacterized protein LOC120333626 isoform X2 gives MDVYTTTYEPKFGKKKIISTAMAVNYSSSEHGRTLKEHPETMFQNDSAKNMEKLVHVFYEFPPLLMAKLNEQRNSACMCDVTIITKDRKSFRAHRAVLAASSRFLERELSLLHEEKSEAVIHLGMISSETFITLLNLMYTSKLSLMKDNAADVLLAAEILGLELEQVTALCRQFLRSHITSKSVARGTESDESVSNVLRDENNNHDISFFKGTTNSYKRGQSEESSSGVSSCSSSANFTKDGEAEDMTVFCPSSSYADEKQSVVPKHRPVSLSETPSSTPKEIEVSRPASAPTYTEDISKSNDSEDEIIVDDLPQDTNNVDLFEIATPSSVFSYDQKNCVNSTNAEQSTQSSRYKIKSEVQLLPEYYPQFQNVTTNMASSANYDEKAKYFNDNAKHSHPSHSDVTNSSKSDARYCYSQSTQQQVPSTLFPFVASNRRSYENSLRSSSEYVDLNSLTVPSRKKAKNADHTLSSSYLNSPTLPIQGSYQDPSSFWASLYMLRSQALNRVNFFGANYGLPTSTAKSVGTGEEAQKITTLAGSPPLYPRRHLQHSKSMVTPNALLCRLCRLEFTSEWALSMHYNLCHPMSFYRSQNPSSLTSPNIDGTKNHEDQSSHTPFSTRQIPLMRSTSTPGKIDTQLHSENKESNAEMIGLSDYKSAVQTPAVHKCYHCKKEFDSIFLLRKHRSTEHMKRPFRCHRCESAFPNKAGLNVHLRSHTGERPYRCKVCNKAFTQLGHVQRHQKVHTGEKPYECPLCQARVRDKASMHYHILAHRGVKPFQCDQCDARFTKRSSLVKHKNVHTGSFLYQCPQCKASFREKASLSRHVRSQHKDPCFTVSSDFVNNSATTVETSQVLSLDLSAKPSTAVNLCMDNANEIRVA, from the exons ATGGACGTGTATACTACCACGTACG AACCAAAGTTTGGAAAAAAGAAGATAATTTCAACTGCAATGGCAGTGAATTATTCATCATCAGAACATGGTAGAACTTTGAAAGAACATCCCGAAACAATGTTTCAAAATGATAGTGCAAAGAACATGGAAAAG CTTGTTCATGTTTTTTACGAGTTCCCACCATTACTGATGGCAAAGTTAAATGAACAGAGAAATTCCGCTTGcatgtgtgatgtcacaatcattACGAAAGATAGAAAATCATTTAGAGCTCACCGG GCGGTGCTTGCTGCGAGCAGTCGTTTCTTGGAAAGAGAATTATCCCTACTGCATGAAGAAAAATCTGAAGCGGTGATCCATTTAG GAATGATCTCTTCTGAGACCTTCATAACCCTGTTGAACCTGATGTACACATCAAAGCTGTCGTTGATGAAAGATAACGCAGCGGACGTCCTTCTTGCGGCAGAAATTCTTGGGCTTGAACTGGAGCAG GTCACAGCCTTATGCCGTCAATTTCTGCGGTCTCACATCACCTCAAAATCGGTAGCTCGTGGAACGGAAAGTGATGAATCAGTCAGCAACGTTTTGCGAGATGAGAATAATAATCACGATATAAG CTTTTTCAAAGGAACCACCAACAGTTATAAGAGAGGACAAAGTGAAGAGTCTTCAAGTGGGGTTTCATCATGTTCCAGCTCAGCAAACTTTACCAAGG ATGGGGAAGCTGAAGACATGACTGTATTCTGTCCATCATCTAGTTATGCTGATGAAAAACAGTCAGTGGTACCCAAACACCGACCAGTTAGTCTGTCAGAAACTCCCAGTTCGACTCCCAAAGAAATTGAGGTATCTCGTCCAGCATCTGCTCCCACTTACACAGAAGATATTTCAAAGAGCAATGATTCGGAAGATGAAATAATCGTGGACGATTTACCGCAAGATACAAATAATGtcgatttatttgaaattgcaaCACCATCTTCTGTCTTTTCATATGatcaaaaaaattgtgttaATTCTACCAATGCTGAACAATCAACTCAATCATCTCGATATAAAATCAAAAGCGAAGTTCAACTTTTGCCAGAATACTATCCACAATTTCAAAATGTCACTACTAATATGGCATCTTCGGCTAACTATGATGAGAAAGCGAAATATTTCAATGACAATGCCAAGCACTCACATCCTTCTCACTCAGATGTTACAAACTCAAGTAAATCTGATGCCAGGTATTGCTATTCTCAAAGTACTCAGCAACAAGTGCCTTCTACACTTTTTCCATTCGTTGCATCCAACAGAAGAAGTTACgaaaactcactcagaagtagtTCAGAGTATGTTGATTTGAATTCACTCACGGTGCCATCAAGAAAGAAAGCGAAAAATGCTGATCACACTTTGTCATCTTCTTACCTAAATTCACCAACTCTTCCAATACAAG gCTCTTACCAAGATCCATCATCATTTTGGGCTTCCCTATACATGTTGAGATCTCAAGCCTTGAATCGAGTCAATTTTTTTGGGGCAAATTATGGGCTTCCTACTTCTACAGCAAAATCAGTAGGAACTGGAGAAGAAGCACAAAAAATAACTACCTTGGCTGGTAGCCCACCGCTTTATCCAAGAAGACATCTTCAGCATTCAAAATCAATGGTCACACCAAATGCTTTACTGTGTAGACTCTGCAG GTTGGAATTCACATCTGAATGGGCCCTATCAATGCATTATAATCTTTGTCATCCAATGAGCTTTTACAGATCACAGAATCCGTCTTCTCTCACTTCACCAAACATTGATGGAACAAAGAATCACGAAG ATCAATCATCACATACTCCATTTTCTACAAGACAAATTCCGTTGATGCGAAGTACTTCAACGCCAGGAAAAATTGATACACAGTTACATTCTGAGAACAAGGAATCAAATGCAGAAATGATTGGGTTATCCGATTACAAATCTGCAGTGCAAACGCCG GCTGTGCACAAATGTTATCACTGCAAGAAGGAATTTGATTCAATCTTCCTGTTACGCAAACATAGATCTACAGAACATATGAAACGTCCTTTCAGATGCCATAGATGTGAGTCAGCATTTCCCAATAAAGCAG gaCTCAACGTGCATCTTCGATCCCATACTGGTGAGCGTCCATATAGATGCAAAGTCTGTAATAAAGCTTTTACACAATTGGGACACGTGCAGAGACATCAAAAA GTTCACACTGGTGAAAAGCCATATGAATGCCCTCTGTGCCAAGCTCGAGTGAGAGATAAAGCATCTATGCATTATCACATCCTTGCTCATCGAGGTGTGAAACCATTTCAATGTGATCAGTGTGATGCTAGATTTACCAAGAGATCAAGTCTTGTGAAACATAAAAAT GTTCACACTGGTTCTTTCTTGTACCAGTGTCCTCAGTGCAAAGCTAGTTTCCGAGAGAAGGCAAGTCTTAGCAGACATGTACGTAGTCAGCACAAGGACCCTTGCTTCACTGTGTCATCGGATTTCGTGAACAACAGTGCAACTACGGTGGAAACAAGTCAAGTATTGTCCCTCGACTTATCTGCTAAACCTTCCACCGCTGTGAATCTCTGTATGGACAATGCAAATGAGATTAGGGTGGCATAA